The Chelatococcus sp. HY11 genome includes a window with the following:
- a CDS encoding 50S ribosomal protein L11 methyltransferase, which produces MLEGLPPHAPTHVLRIETDEASARRLTDLLGEVFDPAETAVAAFEIEPEDPKEGNATAQPWLLEAYFSREPNEEAIRDLLRLIVGEKVDTAVFDAVAAKDWVKASLDGLKPVRAGRFLVHGGHDREVVKTNDIALEIEAALAFGTGHHGTTLGCLMALKDVLKQRRPRHVLDVGTGTGILGIAAAKALKARVVAGDIDPIAVEVARRNARLNAAAGHLDLYVAPGVRHALAARPERFDLVFANILARPLRRLAHSIAAVLAPGGLLVLSGLLPSDVPGVLSAYAAQGLRLMQKSQRDGWATLRLRKGGAAARKMTRTQAKARPWL; this is translated from the coding sequence ATGCTTGAAGGTCTTCCTCCCCACGCCCCTACCCATGTGCTGCGCATCGAGACCGACGAGGCGTCCGCCCGGCGGTTGACGGATCTGCTCGGGGAGGTGTTCGACCCTGCGGAGACGGCGGTCGCCGCCTTCGAGATCGAGCCTGAGGACCCCAAGGAAGGGAATGCCACCGCGCAGCCCTGGCTGCTCGAGGCCTATTTCTCGCGTGAGCCCAATGAGGAGGCCATTCGCGATCTCCTGCGCCTGATCGTCGGCGAGAAGGTGGATACGGCCGTGTTCGACGCGGTTGCGGCGAAGGACTGGGTGAAGGCGAGCCTCGATGGGCTCAAGCCGGTGCGTGCCGGGCGCTTCCTTGTGCACGGCGGGCATGACCGCGAGGTCGTGAAGACAAACGATATCGCGCTCGAAATCGAGGCGGCGCTGGCCTTTGGTACCGGTCACCACGGAACGACGCTCGGCTGCCTCATGGCGCTCAAGGATGTTCTCAAGCAGCGCCGGCCCCGTCATGTTCTTGATGTCGGCACCGGCACGGGCATTCTCGGGATAGCGGCGGCCAAGGCCCTCAAGGCGCGGGTGGTGGCGGGCGACATCGATCCCATCGCCGTCGAGGTGGCACGGCGCAACGCGCGGCTCAACGCGGCCGCCGGTCATCTCGATCTCTATGTCGCGCCCGGCGTGCGCCATGCGCTCGCGGCGCGGCCGGAGCGGTTCGACCTTGTCTTCGCCAATATCCTGGCACGGCCGCTCAGGCGGCTCGCGCACTCCATCGCGGCGGTGCTGGCGCCCGGTGGGTTACTTGTGCTTTCTGGATTATTGCCCAGCGACGTGCCCGGTGTTCTCTCGGCCTATGCCGCGCAGGGGCTGCGCCTCATGCAGAAAAGCCAGCGCGACGGCTGGGCGACACTTCGCCTGCGCAAGGGCGGGGCGGCCGCCCGCAAAATGACACGCACACAAGCAAAAGCCCGCCCCTGGCTCTGA
- a CDS encoding outer membrane protein assembly factor BamD: MYFSYLSKIGRSGCRAALLRGTVLVVASIPLAGCDSLSSLNPFDKAEKYKPEIIPEVPGDQIYNEGLAHLDKRNYSDAAKKFDALDKQYPYSQWSQKALIMNTYANYEGGAYDDAANSARRYLALHPASQDAAYAQYLLAMSYYKEVPDVSRDQERAEKALTALQELVDRYPKSEYVADAKFKIQVLRDQLAGKEMEVGRYYLKQRNYTAAINRFRIVVSKYQTTRHVEEALERLVEAYMALGIVAEAQTAAAVLGHNFPDSQWYKDAYALLAKDGIQPREDTGSWISKLFSSGRLG, translated from the coding sequence ATGTATTTCTCATATCTGTCGAAGATCGGGCGGTCTGGCTGCCGCGCCGCTCTCCTGAGGGGAACGGTGCTCGTCGTTGCCAGCATTCCGCTGGCGGGCTGCGATTCGCTGTCTTCGCTGAACCCGTTCGACAAGGCGGAAAAGTACAAGCCCGAGATCATTCCGGAAGTTCCGGGCGATCAGATCTACAATGAAGGGCTGGCGCATCTCGACAAGCGCAACTACAGCGACGCGGCGAAGAAGTTCGATGCGCTCGACAAGCAGTATCCTTATTCGCAATGGTCGCAAAAAGCGCTCATCATGAACACCTACGCCAATTATGAAGGCGGGGCTTATGATGATGCAGCCAACTCGGCGCGGCGCTATCTCGCGTTGCATCCGGCGAGCCAGGATGCGGCCTATGCGCAATACCTTTTGGCCATGTCCTACTATAAGGAAGTGCCGGACGTATCGCGTGATCAGGAGCGCGCGGAGAAGGCGCTCACCGCCTTACAGGAACTCGTCGATCGCTATCCGAAATCGGAATATGTCGCCGACGCCAAGTTCAAGATCCAGGTGCTGCGCGACCAGCTCGCCGGCAAGGAGATGGAAGTCGGACGCTACTATCTCAAGCAGCGCAACTACACGGCGGCGATCAATCGCTTCCGCATCGTGGTCAGCAAGTATCAGACGACCCGCCATGTCGAGGAGGCGCTGGAGCGTCTCGTGGAGGCCTATATGGCACTTGGGATCGTCGCCGAGGCGCAGACGGCGGCGGCCGTGCTCGGCCACAACTTCCCGGACAGCCAGTGGTATAAAGATGCCTATGCGCTTCTCGCCAAGGACGGGATCCAACCGCGTGAAGATACCGGCTCCTGGATCAGCAAGCTCTTCAGTAGCGGCCGGCTCGGCTGA
- a CDS encoding AzlC family ABC transporter permease — protein sequence MTAESNGPAAIHVTHRAARCEWCDGLKAVAPVAAVVMPVGLLFGALSSAKGLTLLEAGLMSILVFAGGAQIAAMDLWLDPMPVAAIALSTFLINARHILMGLSLAPKTHGFSPRQRFFAFFFLTDEAWALSERRVLNHPLTPTFWFSLAVVIPVVWSAGTYIGARFGNCLGDPCAIGADFTFTALLISLIAGFTTTRTALSAVLASCVTATLSYVALGAPWHIVIGATVGLTVAYVTAPRDRVAEAAERNLISDALSNLDPAAPLDCPSGSRP from the coding sequence ATGACCGCGGAATCGAACGGGCCAGCGGCCATCCATGTCACGCATCGAGCAGCCAGGTGCGAGTGGTGTGACGGGCTCAAAGCCGTGGCGCCCGTCGCCGCCGTCGTCATGCCCGTCGGCCTGCTCTTCGGCGCGCTCTCCAGCGCGAAAGGCCTGACGTTGCTCGAGGCCGGGCTGATGTCCATCCTGGTATTCGCGGGCGGCGCCCAGATCGCGGCCATGGACCTGTGGCTCGACCCGATGCCGGTGGCGGCGATCGCGCTTTCGACCTTCCTGATCAACGCGCGACATATCCTGATGGGCTTGTCGCTCGCGCCGAAAACCCACGGCTTTAGCCCCCGGCAGCGGTTCTTCGCCTTCTTCTTCCTGACGGACGAAGCCTGGGCTCTGTCGGAGCGACGCGTTTTGAACCACCCGCTGACGCCAACGTTCTGGTTCTCACTGGCGGTCGTCATCCCGGTCGTCTGGAGCGCGGGCACCTACATCGGCGCCCGCTTCGGGAACTGCCTGGGCGACCCCTGCGCGATCGGGGCCGACTTCACCTTTACCGCCCTCCTGATCAGTCTGATCGCCGGGTTCACGACGACACGCACAGCGCTTTCCGCTGTTCTCGCGAGCTGTGTGACCGCGACACTCAGCTATGTGGCCCTTGGCGCACCCTGGCATATCGTCATCGGCGCGACGGTGGGACTGACGGTCGCCTATGTAACGGCACCGAGAGACCGTGTCGCGGAAGCCGCCGAGCGCAACCTCATCAGCGACGCGTTGTCGAATCTCGATCCCGCCGCTCCGCTCGACTGCCCTTCAGGAAGCCGCCCATGA
- the ligA gene encoding NAD-dependent DNA ligase LigA, which translates to MSQDNSLRTVAVAVLTPREAKREHADLQEEIAGHDIRYHQQDAPTISDAEYDALRRRYDEIEARFPALKTEDSLSDKVGATPSEKFAKIRHRVPMLSLANGFADDDVRDFVGRIRRFLDLKADAEIALTAEPKIDGLSLSLRYEAGHLVSAATRGDGEVGEDVTANARTVDDIPQTLDAADVPDVIEVRGEVYMRHADFAALNERQAAAGKPVFANPRNAAAGSLRQLDASITKSRPLAFFAYAWGDRTALPAETQMGVIEAFGRWGFRINPWMKRCETVEDLIAHYHAIEAERANLGYDIDGVVYKVDSLALQQRLGFVSRAPRWALAHKFPAEQAMTELLAIEIQVGRTGALTPVAKLKPITVGGVVVSNATLHNEDEIARKDVRVGDTVVVQRAGDVIPQVVSVVADKRPAGAVPYVFPKTCPVCGSHAEREINPRTGREDVVRRCTGGLTCPAQAMERLKHFVSRDAFDIDGLGDKQIELFYREGMIHAPQDIFALEARDKANLQKLKDREGFGDTSVRNLFASIEARRHVPVNRFIFALGIRHVGETTARLLARHFGSFDALRETATRAADQASDAWAELTAIDGIGIIVAEAIVQFFAEAHNQATLDAILAEVTPEPMEAVQTDSPVAGKTVVFTGSLERMSRDEAKAMAEGLGAKVAGSVSKKTDLVVAGPGAGSKLAKAKEFDIEVIDEETWLRRVGRL; encoded by the coding sequence ATGTCACAGGATAATTCCCTCCGTACTGTCGCCGTCGCTGTGCTCACGCCACGAGAGGCCAAGCGCGAGCATGCGGATCTCCAGGAGGAGATCGCCGGCCACGATATCCGCTATCACCAGCAGGATGCCCCGACGATCTCGGACGCGGAGTATGATGCGCTGCGGAGGCGTTATGACGAGATCGAGGCTCGTTTCCCGGCGTTGAAGACGGAAGACAGCCTGTCGGATAAGGTTGGCGCCACCCCCTCGGAGAAATTCGCCAAGATCCGGCACCGCGTGCCGATGCTGTCGCTGGCCAACGGGTTCGCCGACGATGACGTGCGTGATTTTGTGGGCCGTATCCGCCGTTTCCTCGACCTCAAGGCCGATGCGGAAATCGCTCTCACGGCCGAGCCCAAGATCGACGGGCTCTCGTTGAGCCTCCGCTACGAAGCGGGACACCTTGTCAGCGCCGCGACGCGCGGCGACGGCGAGGTGGGAGAGGATGTCACGGCCAACGCGCGCACGGTCGATGACATCCCGCAGACGCTCGATGCAGCCGATGTGCCTGACGTCATCGAGGTGCGCGGTGAGGTCTATATGCGGCATGCCGACTTCGCGGCGCTGAACGAGCGCCAGGCGGCGGCGGGCAAGCCGGTCTTCGCAAATCCGCGCAATGCCGCGGCGGGGTCGCTGCGCCAGCTCGACGCCTCGATCACCAAATCCCGTCCGCTCGCCTTCTTCGCCTATGCCTGGGGCGATCGGACAGCCTTGCCGGCCGAGACCCAGATGGGCGTGATCGAGGCCTTCGGGCGCTGGGGCTTCCGCATCAACCCCTGGATGAAGCGCTGCGAGACGGTCGAGGACCTGATCGCCCATTATCACGCTATCGAGGCCGAGCGCGCCAATCTCGGCTATGACATCGACGGCGTCGTCTACAAGGTGGACAGTCTGGCGCTGCAACAGCGCCTCGGTTTCGTATCCAGAGCGCCGCGGTGGGCGCTGGCACACAAATTTCCGGCCGAGCAGGCGATGACGGAACTTCTCGCGATCGAGATCCAGGTCGGACGCACAGGCGCGCTCACGCCGGTCGCGAAGCTCAAGCCTATCACGGTTGGCGGTGTGGTGGTCTCCAATGCGACCCTGCACAATGAGGACGAGATCGCCCGCAAGGACGTTCGGGTCGGGGACACCGTCGTCGTGCAGCGCGCCGGCGATGTCATTCCGCAAGTGGTCTCCGTGGTCGCCGACAAGCGGCCGGCCGGCGCAGTCCCCTACGTTTTCCCGAAGACCTGCCCGGTCTGCGGCAGCCACGCCGAACGCGAGATCAACCCGCGCACCGGGCGCGAGGACGTGGTGCGGCGCTGCACCGGCGGCCTCACCTGTCCCGCCCAGGCGATGGAGCGCCTCAAGCATTTCGTCTCGCGTGATGCCTTCGATATCGACGGGCTCGGTGACAAGCAGATCGAGCTGTTCTACCGCGAAGGCATGATCCATGCGCCGCAGGACATCTTCGCGCTGGAAGCCCGCGATAAGGCGAACCTGCAAAAGCTGAAGGACCGCGAGGGCTTCGGCGACACGAGCGTGCGCAATCTCTTCGCCTCGATCGAGGCGCGGCGGCATGTACCGGTCAATCGCTTCATCTTCGCGCTCGGCATCCGCCATGTCGGCGAGACGACCGCTCGCCTGCTTGCCCGGCATTTCGGCTCTTTCGATGCGCTCCGCGAGACTGCGACCCGCGCCGCCGACCAGGCGAGCGACGCCTGGGCCGAACTCACCGCCATCGACGGCATCGGCATCATCGTTGCCGAGGCTATCGTGCAGTTCTTCGCCGAGGCGCACAATCAGGCGACGCTCGATGCCATTCTGGCGGAGGTCACGCCGGAGCCCATGGAGGCCGTGCAGACCGACAGCCCGGTCGCCGGCAAGACGGTGGTGTTCACCGGTTCGCTCGAGCGCATGTCCCGCGATGAGGCGAAGGCCATGGCGGAAGGGCTTGGCGCCAAGGTGGCCGGATCCGTCTCCAAGAAGACCGACCTCGTGGTGGCCGGGCCGGGCGCCGGCTCCAAGCTTGCCAAAGCCAAGGAGTTCGACATCGAGGTGATCGATGAGGAGACATGGCTCCGGCGCGTCGGGCGGTTGTGA
- a CDS encoding AzlD domain-containing protein: MNIDSSALMAILAMAAVTYLTRIAGIALAGRLTLSGRAKAAFDAIPPAVLVAVIAPSALATGWPETVAAAIAALSATRLPLLATVAIGVLSVVGLRAIAG; this comes from the coding sequence ATGAATATTGACAGTTCCGCCCTGATGGCCATCCTCGCGATGGCGGCGGTGACCTATCTCACACGCATCGCCGGCATCGCGCTGGCCGGACGGCTCACGCTCTCAGGACGCGCGAAGGCGGCTTTTGACGCCATTCCGCCAGCGGTTCTCGTCGCGGTGATCGCGCCAAGCGCATTGGCGACCGGCTGGCCGGAGACCGTCGCGGCGGCGATCGCCGCCCTGTCGGCGACCCGCCTGCCGCTGCTCGCCACGGTCGCAATCGGCGTTCTCTCCGTTGTCGGGCTCCGGGCCATCGCGGGCTGA
- a CDS encoding AraC family transcriptional regulator yields MEGNATHNGPKPATNEAMGIFALDKGERTRFFACPNFAALDCLTATFRTYRYVPHTHDTFVIGSVIAGCETWTVRGIRGYAGPGDFVFVNPQEVHDGAPHGSGYCYRMSYPSIELLRQIASELRERDVTATPYFPETVVNDPAGVALFVAAHAAMDVHGDARAGEELLYRAYAHCLVRHARVTSQPATGREADQVTRIGRMIKEHYADDLSLSRLAAEAGLPRHRLISAFRRETGMTPHAFILDRRVIAAQQALRRGATPAEAAAATGFCDQAHLTRAFKARIGITPGAFRAAVS; encoded by the coding sequence ATGGAAGGAAACGCGACGCATAACGGGCCAAAGCCAGCCACCAACGAAGCCATGGGCATCTTCGCCCTGGATAAGGGGGAGCGCACGCGCTTCTTCGCTTGCCCGAATTTCGCCGCGCTCGATTGCCTGACTGCGACCTTCCGCACCTATCGCTACGTCCCACACACGCACGACACTTTCGTCATCGGTTCCGTCATCGCCGGCTGCGAAACGTGGACGGTGCGTGGCATACGCGGCTATGCCGGGCCCGGCGACTTCGTTTTCGTCAATCCCCAGGAAGTCCATGACGGCGCCCCCCATGGCAGTGGCTATTGCTATCGGATGAGCTACCCGTCCATAGAGCTGCTCCGCCAGATCGCGAGCGAGCTTCGCGAAAGGGACGTGACGGCCACGCCTTATTTTCCGGAAACCGTGGTCAACGATCCGGCGGGAGTCGCGCTGTTCGTCGCCGCGCATGCCGCGATGGATGTGCATGGAGACGCGCGGGCCGGCGAGGAGTTGCTCTATCGCGCCTATGCCCATTGCCTGGTGCGCCATGCGCGTGTCACGTCTCAGCCGGCAACCGGCCGCGAGGCGGACCAGGTCACCCGGATCGGCCGCATGATCAAGGAACATTACGCCGACGACCTGTCCCTCAGCCGCCTGGCGGCTGAAGCGGGGCTGCCGCGCCACCGTCTCATCAGCGCTTTTCGCCGCGAGACCGGCATGACCCCGCATGCCTTCATCCTCGACCGGCGTGTCATCGCTGCTCAACAGGCCCTGCGGCGTGGCGCCACCCCGGCCGAGGCCGCGGCCGCTACGGGCTTCTGCGATCAGGCCCATCTCACCCGCGCTTTCAAAGCCCGCATCGGCATTACGCCGGGAGCCTTTCGCGCCGCGGTATCCTGA
- the recN gene encoding DNA repair protein RecN, whose amino-acid sequence MLTQLTIRDIVLIDRLDLTFDGGLSVLTGETGAGKSILLDAFALALGGRGDGSLARHGQPQGQVTAVFDLSSDHPVRRSLAGYDIEADGDLILRRVQYADGRTRAFVNDQPVSVQVLKAIGGELVEIHGQHDDRALVDPAQHRSLLDSFGGLNADAAALREAHARLAETRSTLKRHTDRMEAARKEVDFLRHAVEELSRLAPEAGEEERLAERRQTMMQAEKVAKDIAEAFDAVGGPASPVPLLSAAVRRLERRATQAPQLVEPSVKALDAALVALDDARAVIETALRDAEFDPRDLEMVEERLFALRAAARKYDVPADDLAALCERYTSDVASIDAGEAELATLEAAVVSAETLYVKKADALSKARRKVATRLDAAVNAELPPLKLERARFITRVDVDETARLAEGFDRVEFWVETNPGTRPGPLMKVASGGELSRFMLALKVVLADRGSAPTLVFDEIDTGVGGAVADAIGARLGRMADQVQVIAVTHAPQVAARADSHFLIAKEAVSAKDKRVATRVLPLEADTRREEIARMLAGATITEEARAAAARLLEAAG is encoded by the coding sequence ATGCTGACCCAGCTCACGATTCGCGACATCGTCCTGATAGACCGCCTCGACCTGACGTTCGACGGCGGTCTCAGTGTTTTGACAGGCGAAACCGGGGCCGGAAAGTCGATCCTGCTGGATGCTTTCGCCCTGGCGCTCGGTGGCCGTGGCGATGGCTCGCTGGCGCGGCATGGCCAACCCCAGGGCCAGGTGACGGCTGTCTTCGATCTATCGAGCGACCATCCGGTGCGCCGGTCATTGGCTGGCTATGATATCGAAGCGGATGGCGATCTCATCCTTCGCCGCGTGCAATATGCCGACGGCCGTACCCGCGCCTTCGTCAATGACCAGCCTGTCAGCGTCCAGGTCCTGAAGGCCATCGGCGGCGAGCTCGTCGAGATTCACGGTCAGCATGATGACCGCGCGCTTGTTGATCCCGCACAGCACCGTTCCTTGCTCGACTCCTTCGGCGGTCTGAATGCCGATGCAGCTGCCTTGCGTGAGGCGCATGCCAGGCTCGCGGAGACGCGGAGCACCTTGAAGCGCCATACCGACCGGATGGAAGCTGCCCGCAAGGAGGTCGATTTCCTGCGCCATGCGGTGGAGGAGCTTTCACGCTTGGCGCCGGAAGCCGGCGAGGAAGAGCGGCTCGCCGAGCGCCGCCAGACCATGATGCAGGCCGAGAAGGTTGCGAAGGATATCGCCGAGGCCTTCGACGCTGTCGGCGGTCCCGCGTCGCCGGTTCCCCTGCTGTCGGCGGCGGTGCGGCGTCTCGAGCGGCGGGCGACCCAGGCGCCACAACTGGTCGAGCCCAGCGTGAAGGCGCTCGATGCCGCGCTGGTCGCGCTGGATGATGCCCGCGCGGTGATCGAGACGGCCTTGCGTGACGCTGAATTCGATCCGCGGGATCTGGAGATGGTCGAGGAGCGGCTTTTCGCCCTGCGCGCGGCGGCCCGCAAATATGATGTGCCGGCCGACGACCTCGCCGCCTTGTGTGAGCGCTACACGTCTGACGTAGCCAGCATTGATGCCGGCGAGGCGGAGCTTGCTACGCTTGAGGCCGCGGTCGTCTCCGCGGAAACGCTTTACGTGAAGAAGGCCGACGCGCTCAGCAAGGCGCGCCGCAAGGTCGCGACGAGGCTCGATGCGGCCGTCAATGCCGAGCTGCCGCCGCTCAAGCTTGAGCGGGCACGTTTCATCACGCGGGTCGATGTCGATGAGACGGCGCGCCTCGCGGAGGGTTTCGACCGGGTTGAATTCTGGGTTGAGACCAATCCCGGTACGAGGCCGGGACCGCTGATGAAGGTGGCGTCGGGCGGCGAATTGTCCCGCTTCATGCTGGCGCTGAAGGTGGTGCTCGCCGATCGCGGCTCCGCGCCGACGCTGGTGTTCGACGAGATTGACACGGGCGTCGGCGGAGCGGTGGCCGATGCCATCGGCGCGCGGCTCGGGAGAATGGCGGATCAGGTTCAGGTCATCGCCGTCACCCACGCGCCTCAGGTGGCCGCGCGCGCCGACAGCCATTTCCTGATCGCCAAGGAGGCCGTGTCAGCGAAGGACAAGCGCGTCGCGACGCGGGTGCTGCCGCTTGAGGCGGATACGCGGCGCGAGGAGATCGCCCGCATGCTGGCCGGAGCCACGATCACCGAAGAGGCCCGCGCCGCCGCTGCCCGGCTTCTGGAAGCGGCGGGGTGA
- a CDS encoding AzlC family ABC transporter permease, whose translation MAIAAIPIGLLFGALCSAKGLTIAEAGLMSALIFAGGSQFAALELWTTPVPIAALVFSTLLINARHVLMGASLTPKTGLFSPLQRYLGFHFMTDETWALAERRAVAAPLTPAYWFALATVLPTAWIGSTLAGAVVGSFLGDPRRIGADFAFTALFIGLIAGFWKGRTTAVTIAASGGAAALAYVTLGPPWHVAAGAIAGIAAAYMTAPESSDSEAHLSATTGSPPTMNPENENIDRQNSK comes from the coding sequence GTGGCCATCGCCGCCATCCCGATCGGTCTTCTGTTCGGCGCCCTCTGCAGCGCCAAGGGGCTCACAATCGCCGAGGCGGGGCTGATGTCCGCCCTCATCTTTGCGGGAGGCTCCCAGTTCGCCGCACTGGAGCTGTGGACGACGCCGGTCCCCATCGCCGCACTGGTTTTCTCAACACTTCTGATCAACGCCCGGCATGTGCTGATGGGCGCGTCGCTCACCCCCAAGACGGGGCTGTTCTCGCCCCTGCAGCGATACCTCGGCTTTCACTTCATGACGGACGAGACCTGGGCGCTTGCCGAGAGACGGGCTGTCGCCGCCCCCCTCACCCCCGCCTACTGGTTCGCCCTGGCGACGGTGCTGCCCACGGCGTGGATCGGCTCGACCCTCGCTGGCGCGGTAGTCGGCTCGTTTCTCGGCGACCCCAGGCGTATCGGCGCCGATTTCGCCTTCACAGCGCTCTTCATCGGCTTGATCGCGGGCTTCTGGAAGGGGCGCACGACGGCGGTTACCATCGCCGCGAGCGGAGGCGCAGCCGCGCTCGCTTATGTCACACTCGGCCCACCCTGGCACGTGGCCGCGGGCGCCATCGCCGGCATCGCCGCAGCCTACATGACCGCACCGGAGTCCAGTGACAGCGAGGCCCACCTCAGCGCGACAACGGGATCCCCGCCAACGATGAACCCCGAAAATGAAAATATAGACCGACAAAACTCCAAATAA
- a CDS encoding aminopeptidase P family protein has translation MASCVFQSFDKPTSASTGGPRLKALREELVRRGVDGFVVPRADQHQGEYVPPSDDRLAWLTSFSGSAGYAVVLPHAAAVLVDGRYTLQVRDEIDLDAFTPVALADTSLEGWIEANLKIGGRLGYDPWLHTVQQAERLAAAVDAAGGELVALSSNPLDAVWSDRPAPPASPVVVHPLEFAGEAKGTKVAAVQEALVKARVGGLVISDPHNLAWLFNIRGGDVTHTPLVLAYALLPARGRATFFIDSARIDEEVSAHLAGVADVAAPSSFTEALATVAAGGAPVRLDAATGAMALKQAIEQGGGKADVGADPITRLKAVKNTVEQQGSRSAHRRDGVAMARFLAWLAREAPGGELTEIAAVEALEEFRRQTNALMDVSFPTIAGAGPNAAMPHYRVTKASDRTIGQGIFLVDSGGQYRDGTTDITRTVSVGAVTEEMRDRFTRVLKGHIAIATAIFPRGTSGAQLDALARRALWQAGTDFDHGTGHGVGSYLSVHEGPQRLSKLGTVPLEPGMILSNEPGYYKEGSYGIRIENLVLVEPRDVTGGERPMLGFETLSFTPIDRALIDPSLMTEDEIAWLDAYHADVLAHIGPLVDGETLQWLQEATRPLQA, from the coding sequence ATGGCGTCTTGTGTTTTTCAGAGCTTCGACAAGCCCACGTCGGCATCGACCGGCGGCCCTCGGCTCAAAGCCCTGCGCGAGGAGCTCGTTCGCCGGGGTGTCGATGGCTTCGTGGTGCCGCGCGCCGACCAGCATCAAGGAGAATATGTGCCCCCGAGCGATGACCGTCTTGCATGGCTGACCAGCTTTTCAGGTTCTGCGGGCTATGCGGTCGTGCTGCCCCATGCGGCGGCGGTACTCGTGGATGGTCGTTATACGCTGCAAGTGCGAGATGAAATCGACCTCGATGCCTTCACGCCGGTCGCACTCGCGGACACGAGCCTTGAAGGCTGGATCGAGGCCAACCTGAAAATCGGTGGCCGGCTGGGCTACGATCCCTGGCTGCATACGGTGCAGCAGGCCGAGCGTCTGGCTGCCGCCGTGGATGCGGCGGGCGGGGAACTCGTGGCTCTCTCGTCAAATCCGCTGGACGCGGTGTGGAGCGATCGTCCGGCTCCGCCCGCCTCGCCTGTCGTCGTCCATCCGTTGGAATTCGCGGGCGAGGCCAAGGGCACGAAGGTCGCTGCCGTGCAAGAAGCGCTCGTCAAGGCGCGTGTCGGTGGGCTTGTCATCAGCGATCCGCACAATCTCGCCTGGCTCTTCAATATCCGCGGTGGTGACGTCACGCATACGCCGCTGGTGCTGGCCTATGCGCTCCTTCCCGCGCGGGGACGCGCGACATTCTTCATTGATTCCGCGCGCATTGATGAAGAGGTCAGCGCTCATCTCGCCGGCGTGGCCGATGTCGCAGCGCCGTCTTCCTTCACCGAGGCGCTTGCAACGGTCGCGGCCGGCGGCGCCCCGGTGCGCCTCGACGCGGCCACCGGCGCCATGGCGCTGAAACAGGCGATCGAGCAGGGCGGGGGCAAGGCGGATGTCGGCGCGGATCCGATCACGCGGTTGAAGGCCGTGAAGAACACCGTCGAGCAGCAGGGCAGCCGGAGCGCCCATCGCCGCGACGGCGTCGCCATGGCGCGCTTCCTCGCCTGGCTCGCGCGGGAGGCGCCCGGCGGGGAGCTCACGGAGATCGCCGCGGTCGAGGCGCTCGAGGAGTTCCGCCGCCAGACCAACGCGCTAATGGACGTATCTTTCCCGACGATCGCCGGCGCCGGACCGAATGCCGCGATGCCACATTACCGCGTGACCAAGGCGTCTGACCGGACGATCGGGCAGGGGATCTTCCTCGTCGATTCCGGCGGGCAATATCGCGACGGTACCACCGACATCACCCGCACTGTGAGCGTGGGCGCAGTCACCGAGGAGATGCGCGACCGTTTCACCCGCGTGCTCAAGGGGCATATCGCGATCGCGACGGCGATTTTCCCCCGCGGCACCTCGGGAGCCCAGCTCGACGCGCTGGCGCGGCGTGCGCTCTGGCAGGCGGGTACGGACTTCGACCATGGCACCGGCCATGGCGTCGGCTCCTATCTCTCGGTGCATGAGGGGCCGCAGCGGCTGTCGAAGCTCGGGACGGTGCCGCTCGAGCCCGGCATGATCCTGTCCAACGAGCCCGGCTATTACAAGGAAGGCTCTTACGGCATCCGCATCGAGAACCTTGTTCTCGTGGAGCCGCGGGATGTGACCGGGGGCGAGCGGCCAATGCTCGGTTTCGAGACATTGAGCTTCACGCCGATCGACCGGGCGCTGATCGACCCGTCGCTGATGACCGAGGATGAAATTGCCTGGCTCGACGCCTATCACGCCGACGTGCTCGCCCATATCGGGCCGCTCGTCGACGGAGAGACGCTGCAGTGGCTGCAGGAGGCGACGCGGCCGCTGCAGGCTTGA